ATTTCCACTATACACTATCTTATTTTAGATGTCTACAAAAAAAGACGCTGTAGTATTAAGTTAACCACAGAATAGATGTTTTTACCGAGAGATTTTGAACATCTTTTTAGTTTTGATAAAGTTTTAATTTGTAACTCAAGGTCTGGGAAGGGAGGTACTTTCTTTTTACCAAGAGTGATATATAATTATTTGTTTTCAATTTTTAGTTTATGTTGACTTAATCTAAAGATAGCGTTCCTAATACTATCTCCTTTGAAATAAAGTATTGATCTAAGTCTTTTTTTTAAGTCATCATCTAATTTTTCGAATATCAACGACATATCTAGTTCTTGAAATTTTTCTGCAAGGTCCATAATTTTATTTAATTGAGAGTGGAAATTGTTTTTAATAATTATGTCAAATTTGGTTTCTCCATATTCCTTTATTTGTTTATCGGCGGTTTTAATTAAAGCAAAAATTCTGTCAGCGCTATCTATTATAACCTGAAGCTGAATGTGGATTTGGTGTATCTTTTTGGCAAGTTTTTTTGTTCAGATGATTTAAGTTCATTAAAGACATTCTTTATCGTATTGCCTAACGAAAGTAAGAACGCAAAGACCTCAAGCATTTGTAGCACCTCCTTCCTTAAAAGTTATCCACTTCACAAATTATTTCAGTAGCAAGATTTTAGTAGGGATTATAATTTCAGGGCTCCTGATGTCTCGTAAAATCAGATGCAACAGATTCGTCTGTAATTGCGTTAAAAATGTTAAATATAGGCAAGTTTTACTGAATTTTGTTTCTTTTTCCTGGTGAACTTGTTGCATCCAAATTTACGCATCTTTTTTACTACATATTTTGTAGGTCCTTACAATTCAAGGGTTAGCGAGAAGTATTTTCAACTGGGGTCAGGAGCCCTGAATTTATCAATTGCCTCTTTGAGCTTTCCAACAGCCCCTTCTTCGTTTTCTATATTTTCCAAAAAAATAACAGGCCTCCCGGCGCCAATATAGCTGCCGACTGGTGGAATAATCATATGTAAAGCCTCAGCTTGTTTAGTATCTGGAAAATAATGCAATGCGTAACAGTCAATTTCATTTTTTCTGTAAAGTCCGAGGCTTTTCATTTTAACCTCCGATTAGATGTAGAAGGTAATAAACAACAATGAGAGCTACTGCTACTTTTATAACATTTAATATAGTTCTTTTAACCTCCTCTCTGTCTGATGTTTCGGCTATCCAATCTATAATCATACTTCCGGCTGCCCCACCAACTATATAGACTGCCAATAACGATATAGCAATTATCGGAGCACCCACAACGAAATATACCCATCTCGAAACTTCAGGTCCGGTTATTGCAAAAAGAATTATAATAGCGAACCAAATAATTACTATTACAAGTATAGCCCTTGTTACAAATAGTGGTGCTTTTTTAGATTTGGTTGGCTGTCTATTATGATATTGTTTATCGGTCATTTTTTGATTTAATATTTAGCGAAACTTTAGCGGAAAGTTTGTATTAAAGTACAGATGGTTATTACGATAGTCATTATAACTATCCAAAATGTGTAACGGCCCAATTTTTTGTTTTGTTCTGTTGTTTCTTCAATATTTTTTTCAGTCGCTTTTAATAAGGTTTCTAATTTATTTTCAGTACCTTTCATTTCGTTCCAAGCTGCAAAAGCTGAGGGTATTAGAGGTAATAAAAATAAACTGATTAAAATAGGTATGTTAATTTTCATGGATTACGGGGACGGCATACGATTATGCTTTTTGAGTCATTCTTCAAGGAGTAGATTGTTTTCAATAGCCAACCCCTCTCCCCTTTGTGCTAATCTGCTGACGGCCGGCTGGGTTTGATAAGACCTTGCTTTTTTGAAAGCGTGTTATCAAAAATTTATGATTGTGTATGGAACATATTAAGACCGCAACATATGGAAGCCTGCCGGTTGCGGTAACAATTGAGACTCAGATACCAAAGGCGATCCAGGTTGTCAATCGCCATTTTTCATCCAACCTTGCCAAATTAGGGCAATTTCGGGTAAAGCTCACCAGTTGATCTCGACGGGTTGGCTGCTTACAAGTAGGCTTCGACCGGGTAGCTGGGATCAATAAGATAGCTTGTCCCGCCGAAGCTTCATTGCCGTAGGCGGATCGTCGGCGGTGGGTGCCGGCGGATGGTCATATGCAGGTAACTTTTGCAAGAACAGATCACGGGCGGCGCTTGTCTTTTAATATATGGTTGGAGATGACGATCCGCTGTATCTCCGAGGTTCCCTCATAAATTGTAAAGACCCGGGCATCCCTGTAAAAGCGTTCGACCGGATAATCCTTAATAAATCCATACCCGCCGTGTATTTGCAGTGCCTTTGCCGTAACTCGATTGACCATTTCCGAAGCAAAAAGCTTGGCCATTGAAGCCTGAGCCGTGTGGTTTACACCCTTGTCTTTCATTGCGGCTGCCGAAAGCATCAATTGCCGAGCTGCCTCTATCTCGGTGGCCATGTCGGCAATTATCCAGCGCAGGCCCTGGAATTTGGAGATCGGCTGGCCGAACTGCTCTCTTTTTCTGGCGTACTTAACGGCGGCATCCAAGGCCGCCTGGGCAACACCTAACGACTGCGCCGCAATGCCGATACGGCCGCTGTCCAGCGCTTTCATGGCGAGCTTGAAGCCGTCGCCTTCACTGCCCATCAGGTTTTCAACAGGTACGCGGCAGTCGTTGAAGATTAGATCGGTAGTATCGGAAGCACACAACCCCATTTTGTCTTCTAAATTCCCCACAATGAATCCCGGCGTAGCCTTTTCAACCAAAAACGCACTGATGCCGTGGTGACGTTTGCTTTCATCCGTGACTGCCGTAACGATGGTCAGACCGGCATTGCTGCCCGAGGTAATAAAGCGCTTGGAGCCGTTCAGAATATAACTGTCGCCGTCACGCACGGCCGTAGTCGACTGCCCGACAGGATCGGAACCCGCATGGGGTTCGGTCATGGCGAAAGCGCCGATGATATCTCCTCTGGCGAGCGGTTTTAAATAGGTTTCTTTCTGTTGTCGGGTTCCCAGCCGATAGATGCTTTCACAGACGATGGAATTATGAACGGACATGACAACAGCGGTCGATGCACAGGAGTAGGCAATTTCGGAAAGGGCCAGCACGTAGCTCACGGTGTCGGCACCGCTGCCTTCATACTCGATAGGGATCATCATTCCCATCAGTCCCAATTCGCCCATCTTTCTCAGATTTTCAGCCGGAAATTCCTTGCTCTTGTCGCGTTCCGCAGCGGTAAGGGCCACAACTTTCCTTGAAAATTCCCGGGCCATGGTCTGGATCATAAGCTGTTCATCGGTAAGATTGACTGACATAGATTGCTCCGTTAAGGTCCGTAAATGACGACAATTAATTCTGCTTTTTCCTTGCCGATGTTTCTTAATTTATGCCGTATCCCCGAGTTGAAATGGAGGGAATCGCCTGTGTTCAGCATATTTACGTGGTCCCCGACAATCACTTCGATCCGGCCTGAAAGCACATAGACAAACTCTTCGCCTTCATGCTGATACCCGACACCCTTGTGATCCTGCATGGCATCGATAGAGACTTTAAACGCTTTCAAATGCTTATTCTCCGCACCCGGCGTCAGGGTGGTATAAGCATAGTTATCGGTGCGCTTGGTATAGGCCTGGATACGACTTTTTAAACGCGATTCCTCTTCCTTTAAGAAAAAGCCGGAATCTATTTCCAAAGCCCTGGAGATTTGCAGCAGGGTGCCTACAGGAGGAATCTCTTTTCCGGCTTCTACCTGTTTAAGATAATCAATGGAAAGGCCGGTTTCATTGGCCACTCTGTCGAGGGTCATTTTTTTCCTGACCCTCTCTTTCTTGATTTTCTTTCCCACCGGGACAAGGGTACCGGCTTTCTTTTTTGTCATAACGCCTCCAGGAAGATATGGTTAAATGGTTAAAACGCTACCCGTATTCGTAAAAGCCGCGCCCGGTTTTTCTGCCCAGCCAGCCTGCTTCCACATATTTGCGGAGCAACGGACAGGCGCGGTACTTGGAATCTTTGAACCCATCGGCCAGGGTATCCATTATGGCCAGGCAGGTATCAAGTCCGATGAGGTCTGCCAGGGCCAGGGGCCCCATGGGATGGTTCATGCCGAGTTTCATTACCGTATCGATATCTTCTCGGGTTCCGACGCCGTGATACAGACAGTAAATGGCTTCATTGATCATGGGCATTAAAATTCTGTTGGCGATAAAGCCCGGATAATCAACGGCTTCAGCAGGCGTTTTGCCAAGTGTCAGCGCCAGATTCCAGGTGGTTTTAAAGGTTTCTTCCGATGTTGCCAGCCCGCGAATTACCTCAACCAGCTTCATCAGCGGCACCGGATTCATGAAATGCATTCCGATGACGTTTTCGGGACGTTTGGTTCGGGACGCGATCCGTCCGATGGGGATCGAAGACGTATTGGTGGCCAGAATTACACTGGAAGCACAGATGTCGTCCAGTGCTTTGAAAATTTCAAATTTTATGGTTTCATCCTCGCTGGCAGCTTCAACGACAAAATCGACCGGCGCCATCGCCTCCAGATCCACGGTGGTTTTGATACGCCCCAGAACCGCATCCATCTGGTCGCTGCTCATTATGCCCTTGTCAACGCTGCGCTTTAAAAAATTTGTAATCGTTTGGAGCCCCCGCTGAGCATATTCAATATTGATATCGCTCATGATGACATCCAGGCCGCTCACGGCAGCCACCTGCGCAATTCCGCTTCCCATCTGACCGGCGCCGACAACGCCAAATGTTTTAATCTCCATCATCCTCTCCTTATCTTTTAACTACCAAGGCCACACCTTCACCGCCGCCGAGGCACAGGGAAACCACCCCGGTTTTTTTGTCCTGTTTGATCATTTCATGCAAAAG
This sequence is a window from Candidatus Desulfatibia profunda. Protein-coding genes within it:
- a CDS encoding acyl-CoA dehydrogenase, which codes for MSVNLTDEQLMIQTMAREFSRKVVALTAAERDKSKEFPAENLRKMGELGLMGMMIPIEYEGSGADTVSYVLALSEIAYSCASTAVVMSVHNSIVCESIYRLGTRQQKETYLKPLARGDIIGAFAMTEPHAGSDPVGQSTTAVRDGDSYILNGSKRFITSGSNAGLTIVTAVTDESKRHHGISAFLVEKATPGFIVGNLEDKMGLCASDTTDLIFNDCRVPVENLMGSEGDGFKLAMKALDSGRIGIAAQSLGVAQAALDAAVKYARKREQFGQPISKFQGLRWIIADMATEIEAARQLMLSAAAMKDKGVNHTAQASMAKLFASEMVNRVTAKALQIHGGYGFIKDYPVERFYRDARVFTIYEGTSEIQRIVISNHILKDKRRP
- a CDS encoding cupin domain-containing protein, with amino-acid sequence MTKKKAGTLVPVGKKIKKERVRKKMTLDRVANETGLSIDYLKQVEAGKEIPPVGTLLQISRALEIDSGFFLKEEESRLKSRIQAYTKRTDNYAYTTLTPGAENKHLKAFKVSIDAMQDHKGVGYQHEGEEFVYVLSGRIEVIVGDHVNMLNTGDSLHFNSGIRHKLRNIGKEKAELIVVIYGP
- a CDS encoding 3-hydroxybutyryl-CoA dehydrogenase codes for the protein MEIKTFGVVGAGQMGSGIAQVAAVSGLDVIMSDINIEYAQRGLQTITNFLKRSVDKGIMSSDQMDAVLGRIKTTVDLEAMAPVDFVVEAASEDETIKFEIFKALDDICASSVILATNTSSIPIGRIASRTKRPENVIGMHFMNPVPLMKLVEVIRGLATSEETFKTTWNLALTLGKTPAEAVDYPGFIANRILMPMINEAIYCLYHGVGTREDIDTVMKLGMNHPMGPLALADLIGLDTCLAIMDTLADGFKDSKYRACPLLRKYVEAGWLGRKTGRGFYEYG